In a single window of the Acyrthosiphon pisum isolate AL4f chromosome X, pea_aphid_22Mar2018_4r6ur, whole genome shotgun sequence genome:
- the LOC103308337 gene encoding structural maintenance of chromosomes protein 5: MIQICYRFCRTFTEVTYTPHSKLNLIIGPNGSGKSSIVTALILGFGGNPKDINRGDKVSQFVKKGKSVADISIELYKRSNQNVHLRRTIFASNDSCHYYVNSILVSKKKYSDVVENFNIKVHNLCQFLPQDRLEDFSKLDSKGLLINALQSIENQDLLNNFEKLKTLAVSITSYDSDQKKLQDNIRLEIAVNLKLETIVSSFTEKKLLEEQLLVVLQKRCWSLYMLAWQQISSVCIYCRFMVLNTAGISN, from the exons ATGATACAAATATGTTATCGATTTTGCAGGACTTTTACTGAAGTTACATATACTCCACATTCAAAACTGAATTTAATAATTGGGCCCAATGGTTCTGGAAAATCGTCAATTGTTACAGCTCTCATATTAGGATTTGGTGGTAATCCAAAGGACATTAATAGAGGAGACAAA GTCAGTCAGTTTGTAAAAAAAGGCAAATCCGTAGCAGATATTTCAATAGAACTTTATAAGAGATCGAATCAAAATGTACATTTGAGAAGAACAATATTTGCCAGCAATGATAGTTGTCACTATTATGTCAACAGTATTTTGGtctccaaaaaaaaa tattctgatgttgttgaaaattttaacataaaagtaCACAACTTATGTCAGTTTTTGCCACAAGACAGACTTGAAGATTTTTCTAAATTAGATTCTAAaggtttattaataaatgcttTACAAAGTATTG aaaaTCAAGACttattgaacaattttgaaaagttaaaaactcTTGCTGTTAGCATAACTTCATATGATAGTGATCAAAAGAAATTACAAGACAATATAAGATTAGAGATTGCTGTAAATTTAAA ACTCGAAACAATTGTTAGTTcattcacagaaaaaaaattgttggaagAACAATTATTGGTTGTGTTACAGAAGAGATGTTGGTCCTTATATATGTTGGCTTGGCAACAAATTTctagtgtatgtatatattgtagatTTATGGTACTTAATACAGCAGGCATATCAAACTAA